A genomic window from Salvia hispanica cultivar TCC Black 2014 chromosome 5, UniMelb_Shisp_WGS_1.0, whole genome shotgun sequence includes:
- the LOC125188783 gene encoding uncharacterized protein LOC125188783, which yields MEMEMELKLHVKVVINKEKTKVLFAEADSNFADVLLSFLLLPLGTIVRVLEKHYRRKAPVIGSLTTLYKGATNLNFIYFEGEHAKNHIISSTHFETEFCKLGLNICGTHPTSSSSGKSNDGVFIKSTARCIISDDLRVLPIVTGSIIETLSSLGIAVEDMDGTETRNVASGLNEIKALLKESLISTNPLTSLIFPGRRQMILATDRHVFLSRIDENAILRNTKRMILKVMLQKSTNMLLFAQADSDFVNFLFANLTISLGRVEWFLGSDSGLKSIDNLHRSVADDSNNIRVKDSYTKDLLIKPKPTDHTYSCSENEYCFLNFNRHMSYGYVDGAIMYMVSDDLTVAPLGVTSGLSIINELKISLSDIKEVKMQVGLEEGLSILKAALTSTTALTDGLIKPFLKKQEREQQLQ from the exons atggaaatggaaatggaactGAAGTTGCATGTCAAGGTTGTGATAAATAAGGAGAAAACGAAGGTACTATTTGCAGAAGCTGACAGTAATTTCGCAGATGTGTTGTTAAGCTTCTTACTTCTGCCATTGGGAACAATTGTCCGAGTCCTCGAGAAGCACTACCGACGCAAGGCGCCTGTTATTGGAAGCTTGACCACTCTCTACAAAGGTGCAACAAATCTCAACTTCATCTATTTCGAGGGAGAGCATGCTAAGAACCACATCATCAGTTCAACACATTTTGAGACTGAATTCTGTAAACTGGGGCTCAACATCTGTGGCACTCACCCCACAAGTTCCAGCTCTGGGAAATCGAATGATGGAGTTTTCATTAAGAGTACAGCTCGTTGCATAATCAGCGATGATCTCCGCGTGCTGCCTATTGTGACAGGCTCTATCATTGAAACTCTCAGCTCTCTCGGCATTGCTGTGGAAGATATGGATGGCACGGAGACAAGAAACGTGGCATCTGGTTTGAATGAG ATTAAAGCTCTATTGAAGGAATCATTGATTTCCACGAATCCACTCACTTCTCTCATTTTCCCTGGGAGAAGACAGATGATTTTAGCAACGGATAGGCATGTTTTTTTAAGTCGGATCGACGAGAATGCCATTCTTAGGAACACAAAGAGAATGATCTTGAAAGTCATGCTTCAAAAATCTACAAATATGCTGCTGTTTGCTCAAGCAGATAGTGATTTCGTAAATTTCCTTTTTGCCAATCTCACCATTTCCTTAGGAAGAGTTGAGTGGTTTTTGGGCAGCGATAGCGGTCTCAAAAGTATTGATAATTTGCACAGGAGTGTAGCTGATGATTCTAATAACATCCGTGTGAAAGATTCATATACCAAAGACTTGCTGATCAAGCCCAAGCCTACTGATCATACCTATTCTTGTAGTGAAAACGAGTATTGTTTTCTGAATTTCAACCGACATATGTCTTATGGTTATGTTGATGGAGCGATAATGTACATGGTAAGTGATGACTTGACTGTTGCACCGTTGGGGGTAACCTCGGGTCTTTCTATCATCAACGAGCTGAAGATCTCTTTGTCTGACATAAAAGAAGTGAAGATGCAAGTTGGATTGGAAGAG